The DNA window GCATGATGTCaacaaatgaataaaaatagatatatatcattttaaaataaaaaaaggggtATGAAAGTAATGAGACATTAAAGGGTAAATATTTTAAGGGAGGTTTCACAGACcgttcactactaaaaaaacagtgaataccgacctaaaaatttccgacctcaaatggaggtcggtaatttccaacttccggaggtcggtatttacaagtagtcggtttttatttaaaataaagagggaaaacAAAATTCCAACcttcggaggtcggaatttttcccggaaaaaatgaattacaataaaaataccgacctcatgaggtcggtatattttatatttaattgagaaaataataccgacatcaagaggtcggtttttattgtaattcattaaaaattccgacctcaggaggtcggaattttttctcaattaaatattttataattccgacttccgaatgtcggtagtatgtaattaaaataccgacctcatgaggtcggtatttttatttcatctaattactattaattaaagcgacatccggaggtcggtatttttatttcatctaattactNTTGCAGAAGATGCATAAAAGGGAGCTATGTGATATCACAAGGTAACTAGCAAGATGCACAATTAATAATATCACAACactgttttattttaaaaaaaattatttttattgattttgagATTTAACTTTACATTTTAGGTGGTGGAAAGAATTGAACTTGGCAAATGAACTACCTTTTGCAAGAGACAGTGGTTGAGTTGTACTTTTGGTCTTTGGGTGTGTACTTTGAGCCCCAATATAATGTTGCCAGGAAAATACTAACCAAAGTGTTATGTTTCGCTTCAATTACTGATGACATCTATGATACATATGGAACACTCCATGAACTTACTCTCCTTACAAACGCAATAGAAAGGTAtgctttttttttggtaacatcaATTATACTATATCTTCATTTCAGTTTATTTTCCTAGCATTTATTTTTAGTCCATCCAAAGGTAACAAATGAAAACTCACAATTTGTAAAAACTATCACAATTTTTCACTactcaatcttaccaaataagcattaattaaatcatagttcatatttcataattaaaaagtaacaaaatatcTAAGGCGCcacattaataaataaagtatCTCCATATTTTTCCTATGAATAAATGTTTGTAGTTACATGTTattacaaatttttttaatacacataattttacaaatattaatcagtcaataataataatacctAAATATTCTTAAATATAATCATCCCACGTGGTACAGATAACTCTTCATGTCGAATAtgaattgatttttatattttgcgAACTTTAAAATGATGGAATATCTTtaagttttacattttaaaagGAAATGAAAGGGTCAAAATACTCTTAAACTTTGTAAAACTGAACAAAAGTGTCATCAGTACTTAATAGTTTGGTTAAAAAAAGTCTacattattaataatttgacctaaaaatgtatatattgttactcaattggatcaaaatatcttttctaataaacatattatttcttttccttttaaaaccattcttttccaaataagaatattattttttaagaacatCACCTATATTGTACGTTTACAATAGGTGGAACATCGACGCTGCAGAAAATCTAGCGTCCTATATGAAACTCTTTTACACTGCTCTCCTACATTTTTACAATGAAGTGGAGAAAGAATTGGCAAAGGAGAACAAGTCCTTTCGAGTCAACTTTGCTATTAGTGAGGTAATTATGTgatacatattaattattactcCTAATGATCCAGCTTCCTAttgtttcacaaagaatgatttatttccatttttatcaaCATTTTGATTTCACTTTTTCATATGACATGTTTAATTTAGGATCATAAGATTAAAAAGTCTTACTCCCTTCATCCAGGGGGGAGCTAAGTGGATTTCGTGGGTTCAGACGAACCCAGTAGCTTTTTTATAGActtgtatttgtattaaaaaatttaaataaataaaaatgtacatTAACTTGTAAACCCCTGACAAAACTAATTAATGGCTTAGTGGGAAGGATGGGGTTATGGAAATGCTTTACATGCTAAAATtgtgctttttaaaaaaagttccTAAAATTTAGAACCCCAAACTCTTATTCCTGACTCCGCCTATGCggctccgtcccattttatgtggcattatTTATCTTGACatgttaaagaaaaaaacttttaaaacttgtggtctaaaacaatCTTTAGATATTTGTTTGATTAagaatcatttcattaagggtaaaatgagaattttaaagttaatttttttttaattatagtaatttgactttttttaggatgaactaaaaagtaaagaatatcatataaaatgaaaaggagagagtatttattttcttaaactctgcaaaaaattaaattaggtcattcatttttaaagaaatgagGTAATTAATTTCAGATGAAAAAGTTGGTGAGAGCTTATTTTCAAGAGGCGAAATGGTATCATGGGAACACAATCCCCAGAATGGAAGAGGAGTATATGAAGAATGGAATTAAAAGTAGCACTATCCCAAATCTTTCTACTGCTTCTTGGTTAGGCATGGGTGATGAAGCAACCAAAGAGGCATTCAAATGGATTACAACTGAACCTCCAATTCTCATCGCTTCCTCTATTATTGCAAGATTGTTGAATGATATTGTATCACATGAGGTATATAAATTCTCACATCTTCATGTGTATTCAATGTATACTTTATGTATAGCTAAgctatatttagtttttttttaagtgtATCATAATGTAAAGTCAACGTATAACTCATGTATAGATACACTATATTGTATAGCCAGTatatattttctaggaaaaaattacttggatgagttaccttttaataaataattactgattttaacagtgttttttttatttattatcatttatagcaatacaTAGTAATACTATGATAAATCTGacatatgtattaaaagtgaattatgtatgcaatatatatgtattataactgttttaaaatatattatgcttgtttggtaaaaaattgacacattgtattaaaatgtgtgataaaatgtattatccatcaataaaacttgtattatatgtgttttataaattgttctctataagatatattaaaattgtattataaatgcattaaaagtgatcaagtaaaaaaatgttattgctataaatggtaaatattttcttaatatagtatatttatgtaagttttcctATTTTCTATGACTTTTGGCAAGCTATAGTGTATAGTCCGTATATACTTCCTATAGTTTTTTgctattatttttatgtaaataaaacaTGGCTATATTTGTTATAAAttaattgctttattttttatatttgaaattatctcttattattattattattattattattattattcattagTTATTGCTTTTATAGTATTGGTTATCCTTACTATTTTAGTTATTAATGTTATTCTTTTCTTGAGCGGATGTTCTATAGAAAATCACATGTCTATTCCTTCAAAGGTAAGGGCAAGGGTAAGATATGTgtacaattcatttttttaggCTTTATTTATGAGAACACACTagaaatattattgttattttttatctttttatttctcttgcAATCTCGACTCTCGTGTACTTGTTTGTCTAATGGTTGTTGCTCATGTGATCGATACGCAGAGAGAAATGGAAAGAGGAGATGTAGCTTCTGGTATTGAATGTTACATGAATGAATATGATGCCACAAAGGAAGAAGCTTACATGGGGATAAggaaaataatagagaaaaaatggAAGGATTTGAATCAACAATGGCTAAAACCAATAACAGTACCAAGAGTTTTGCTCATGCCAGTGCTTAACCTTATTAGGACGTCAGAATTCTTttataaagatgaagatgctTATACTTCttccaaaaataacttaaaagacGTCATTTCTATGGTGCTTGTTGATCCCATTAAACTATGAAAGCAAATTAAAggacaaaataaagaaaatggaataaagAAATTGTAATCCTCTAGAATGCTTATATTTCTTTCGCACTTAATTGTGGATGTTTATTTGTTACTCCAATAAGCAGGTTTGTAAATATTTGTGCACCTTTTAAGATCTTGCATTAAGTCGAggtatatgaatatatgataTTAAGATCTTGGTTGATGCATGAATTTAAATATAACtattacttaatatttaattaattaaatagctattaatatttaattatttttggggTAAGATAAGgacaaaatggtaatccaactttaagGTTAAGAGCTttccacttataataatatatgatatgatatgatgaacAGAAGCTCTCAATTTATAGgaatgaaaaatgtaaaaaacaaATCTTGTATTAAATTATCGGTTGCCAATTTTCTAACATAGCagatttcttttgaaaaatatttgcgcaccttttaaaattctcaaaagatggtttattttctttctcattaaTTAATGGGTATGGACCCACAATCACCACTACCAATTTAAATCTTTATAAATAGACATGTGTCTGTGTGAAGTAGTAAAttgaacaaaatttatttatgtaattcACTTCTCTTACTTTCTACTACTGTTATCAAACCTTAATTAAGCATATTATCACGTCTTTagttttctcttctccttgtctgaggcctcttgtggaggtttgtgaggtacCTGTTTGTCATTTCAGCGGTCATTCTTTCTtcttaattatgatcttgttctattctagaaataatgtcatttgagacttatatttttttttcgattttgttataacacattagaggcttgtgcacATGACAACCAAGTTTTGGGGTATTTTtaacttgattataaatttctgcattttttttgtaaagacggagttttaggctgacttgtcttggtgggataagacgagtgtcatcacgtccatttttgggtcgtgacaatatgaTTGCATTAAGATCTTGGTTGATGCATGAATTTAAATATAACtattacttaatatttaattaattaaatagatattaatatttaattattttaggggTATGATAAGcgcaaaatggtaatccaatTTTGATGTTAAGAGCTTCCCACTTGTAAtaatactagtaaaattacccgcgcttcgcgcgagaatttaatatcatgaaatttataaaataatacttaaacaATGGTGTTAGTGAtccactcaacaggagcaaagtacacaaatatttaattgtgaagaagaagaagaggttcagaattttcgttgttataaaatgagaggaaatccctctatttatagacgataaatggtagtgtgaacaaatatttattgtgccttatcaaaaCCGTttcaactatttggaaaagttgcaaccctttggaaaggtcgcaacccttcggaaaggtcacaacctttcataaaagtcacaatttttcataaaagtcacaactcttcattaaagtcgcaattttccataaaagtcacaacttttcataaaagtcacaagtTTTCATTAAAgccgcaactcttcattaaagtcgcaacttttcataaaagttgcaatttttcataaatttcacaacttttaatgaaaggggaaggctagttttgtaaataaataaattaaaagggaattctagtttgtggtggcgccatgTAGGTGGGGCCTAaagttctcttatatatatatatatatatatatatgatatatgatatatgatatgatatgatatgatggaCAAAAGCTCTCAATTTATAGGaatgaaaaatgtcaaaaacaaATCTTATATTAAATTATCTGTTGCCAATTTTCAACATAGCagatttcttttgaaaaatatttgcgcaccttttaaaattaatgaacttattcgcgcttcgcgcggttataaaaaatgataagatgtcattatatatttatccagatatttaattgttttcatagagaaaaatattttagtagtaGTTAGATGGCTTCTAACAAAGTCATAAGTTACTCTTTtgaaccattaaaatataattaaatttataacaatagttttttttttgtataaataaaaaataaagagaaatcataAAGAGAACTATTAAAAAAGAGAATGCAACATTATTTTTACCCTGCTTACAATCctaatcattaaaaaataaaaataaaaaatacgaaATCAATACACAATCTTCCGAACTTCTGTTGACATCCACTTCCACAAGTTGATCACTATTTAATAGTTTTATTCTTCGAGTCAAATTAAATGATGAATAAAATAAGTATCGAAAACATAACAATTTAAAAGACTAATGTGATCATTTGTTCAAAGTCTTACAATGCTTTTATTTATAGGACTATAAtatgaataacaaataatgCCAAGAATatgactattaattattttgagattatGATAGTAAAATTACGAGAGTAATGAAAATAATGAACATTAAGTTTTTGTAATAAAGAATATAAATGAATAGTtaattgacatatttattattctacaataaaaaatagagaaattgtaaaagtaaaaaagaagaaaataaacagAATTCTTATCCAAATTATAATAAAGATGAAAAACTTAAGAAACTCAACATATTATTATGTAGGTTTTAGTGTTATTTAAAACTTGTAatgaagtatttttttaattgaaaattcatgaaaaaaaatatgtatttagaCATTTGTGAGGAcctaacaaaaaaaagaagagaagagataATTATGTCCAACAAAGTCACAAGTTACTATTTTGAACCAAATGAAATCATAAATTTACGACAAtcaaaactttatataaaatacaaaataaagagaaatcatgagagaactataataaataaataatacaacatcATTCTTACTATCTTaattattaaaacattaaaaaaattatcaacataatAAACACTAAAAACATGACACTTAAGTGGAGTAGTAAGTGAAACATTCATTTTTgtacaataataatttttaaaaaaattgtcaaccaaagatataaaagatgaagaatagaaaattgaaaataaaataatcatcataCATTTCTCAAAATAGCTTTTTATAAGTGTGATTTTAAGGAGttctaaatttataaattaaaataatttgaaggttatgaatatgaaaggttaTGAGTTATAAACattagtaaattattaaaatttgaatatatgtAATTGAAGAGGTGTGAATCAAAgagatgattttataaaataaaacaattgaaaaaaattagagaaaatgtcAAAAAACCACAAAAAGTTAAATCGGATCATTGGTCATTGAAAGGTGCCACATCACTCTAGctttatatatagagagatatTCTTTGTACAGTCTCACATTTTAATTTTGGATAGTGTATgttataataattcaaaataaatgtgtAATAAATATGTAATAAAAAGGGCAATGAAAGATTAATATGCCTAATtactataaatataaattatttaagcaATTTTTTAAGTAGGATAAAAGAAATCAGAAAGAAAAAGCAGAAAAGGCAGAAAAGGCAGAATTAAGTAATGAAAGTTTTATGGGTAATTTGTATCCATAATttaatggacaagtaaatatttagaatttaatGTGCAAATAAATGCACAAAATGAAAGAACAACTATACCGTAACTTCTTGCTAGCGTATATGGCTTTTGTTAGCAATAATTAAGCAATTAGAATTATCTATGGcttgaaacaataaataataaataaagaaaaaaaagtagaaaaaaataaaaagaaagagtaaaggtgcaattaaaaatatcaaatatagaataatttatttaactatgtttaaataatttataaaaatatatttattttaatttttttccttatgtAGTTTTAGTATTTCACCTTtatattatgagattatatttttaattctcgtttaataaattcattacattgttttcttatatataagtgtgtatatattttgtaattttgattattcatTTTAATACTTTTATTCCCTActctcaattaaaaaaaaataaactaagagGAATAAgtaaggagaaaaataaaataaaaaataacgtgCCTTAAGGatctaaatttattttctttcctttttatgttttattatttatttacaattattagatttttcttttcatttcattttttcttcccttcctgcctttttctttttatttctttccatTTGGTTCAATATCTATTTATTTACAACTAGTAAACATTGTCGCGCTTCGCGCGGTGCTAAATAATATTagattcatgattttttaaaatagtattttaatttcgatattcaaattcaaataaactaAATTCTAAATTCTTACTcactttaattatattttaaagttcATCCTGACATATTAGCTTCAtcgaaaaagaaaacaattccTTAAATTAGCACAATTTAAATCTCCCATTTCTATTCTTTTATATTGAAGTAGTAATAATTGAATGTTAATATGCTTTTATCCATTTAAATGCGTTCTTTTCTAGAGTTATGATATAGTAATAAGTATAAAAATCACTTAGTTATCAGGTCATATACACTTtaagtgataaataaaataaatgcttATAACATGTCATTTTCTGATGTAAATGCAATTGTTAATGATcttgttgaagaaaaaaaatactaaaattaaataaaaaatagataattaatAGCCTCAAAACCTCTGTCGTAGAGAAACAGtcttaaataaaagaaaaatattaagatcCTATATATAAGAATTTTTGTACAATATTTTTCTATCATATAACTGCAATTAATCAACAACATAAGCATGTGTATAGAAAACAAAGTCAATATTAGTGATAAACAATTATAAATGTGAAAAAACTACATAGTAATTCTCCTCTTTCCAAATTTCTTCTAAATGACTCTCAGGAGCattattaaatttcaaatgattttaaattttatcaccATATTGACACATTTTAAGAAACCAGACCattgaacaaaagaaaaatactaatatgaagaagaaaagtactctctctctatatatatatagttaccTCCTCCTAATTCCATCACCTATGAATGTATAGTAGCGTGAACTACTCTTCCcaatttgaaaatcaaatgataatatttgattaattaatttagttacTTTTGCATGCCTAATTTATCATATTATGaatcattataatatttaaatatttttgtaaaagaatgAAAGTAGTAAAATTAAAGCATATTCAAGAATCATaatgatataaaattaattcaaaattaataaggataaattttaatttaataacaaCTAGTTGTAGAAGAAACCGTTAAgacttcttcaatttttttgaaaatatgccTCTTGAGTTTTTCTTGTTATATGGTTAATTTGTAAGGTCGTAAGCACCTAAAAtaggataaaataaataaataagataaaagataaataaaaaaactaaactgAAAAAAGCACAAGTCATTATGGGTATAAactttagttttatttaaaacttgtaagaaataatttgtaacataaattttaaaactttttatgttaaagattaaaaaaattctagatatataaataagaaaagggaaagaattgaaaaaatagatgaatatgaaattatgaatcATGACCCAAGTGATGTCtcacttatttaattttaccgtTTATATGTAAAGATTTTTATGGATACAAAGAAGCTACTAAattatcaataataaaaatgagcTATTAGACTATGAATCTTATAACTTATGTCTTATTATTTCACATTATTAGGGAAGTTCAATAGCACATATTTTGACAAATCTCACAATATGATCTAAATTAGATAAGGTAAAATGTTTGAATGTAggttaactttttaaaaaatcaagaataattTCAATTAGCTTATCAATTGAGAAATTGAAGTCTAAATAAAGAATGATATTAAAAGAGAAGTAAGCATTAGttgtaaacaaacaaattatcaagaaaaattGTGCATGACCATTATCATTAACTAAAGCAACTAAAATGTCAATAGGAAAAATGGGTTATTACTCTATCAATAATCATCAATTTTTTGTACTTACACATAAAATCCACATTAATATAAGAAGTAAAATAATGAATAGTGTGATAATccataacataatataatataaattagaaAAGATGATATTCTACACATTAATGTgaattaaataaaacaacaacaacattggaatagaaataaatacaagAATGAAGCAATATAATAAGATAGCATGATAAAATGACAAAAcacaattatacaaacataatattttgttccaaataaattcaagaatctaTAAAATAGCAAACCAATTGAAAAATAGTCAACTAAATGATAATGATGAAATTGTGAtacaaaaatggaaaataattgaaaagaacaGTCATCTAAAATGATAATGATGAAAgtataatacaaaatatcattattaaaatcttatataatattaataattgtaataaaaaaaataaaatagaatggTACCTGAAAATTGCCTAAGCAGTCCCATCACAAGGGAAGCAATTGgtgaacaaaaaaatatttctccatgACATAAATAGTTGGAAATATATAGTAACTATGAAAGGAGATAATGCTTCAACTCCACAATTGATTTTGagacaaaaaaaacatttaatgtCATAAAAGagcataaataataattaaaagagaAGATCAAAGTTGAAGAATTGGTCATGATCTTAGACGTGGGGGAGAGAGATGGTTGATTGTTTTTaccaataaatttaataaattaattacgTACAAGTGATTATGGATAAAGAATaaaagattaattaaaatatttagacattaaaaattccaaaaaagaaaaaaaaattataaatatgaatgGAGGCCATAGAGATGTGTCACATCACCTTCTTTATGttcctcctttatatatatatagattattagatttttcttttcatttcctttttcttcccttcctgcctttttctttttgtttctttccatttggttcaatatctttttccttttattttgcaatttattATCTCTGCTTTCTCCTCATTCTTCTCCATTTATCACgccaaatttattttatattttaaaaagatagtcataaatttataatttttgaatgatctttcatatcattttaatgttttatatagtcctcattttttaaaatcaaaacagtagaaagaaagaaatgacaCTTTATAGGGGCTGCCCATTCTCCTGATTTTGCTATTGATTGTCGATTTTAGGTATGTTGAGCTTTTAATTTCTGTtgatataaaataatcaaattcatacaaatatattctaatgaatttatttatacaaacaaatcaaaatttcaatttaaatgatgCAGTTAAATTTTTCTGGCATgattctttatttatataactttttgttttcttacaacaataaatatattcGTTCAAATATGAATGTTGATCATATGGAGATTGTTATATTATCTTGTATATGCCCaactttatgtatatataaatatagtttacaaaaaaaatacaattggAAGGTAAGAATATTTCTCATGTGTCTCAAAtgtgattatttattattatactaaaaataagtaattgCCATTGACATGTCAAAATATGAAGAACTCTGTTTTCTTCACATGATGCAAACATATTATTGataaaaatgacaataaaaaatatCGCCAGAAAACATACCTTTTAAAGTGTATTGTCATTAAAATACACATGACCTTCAAAAAACATGaggaaaattcaaaagaaagaaataacaaTTCAATGAAATTTATAGTATTAGTAGAAGAACTTAACCCATCACCTTGGACTGCTTCAGATTCCATCTCCCAACTTTCAGTATACAAAAATGTTTTTCTCATATTTCTTTTTCCAACTTCGTTCTCTTCTCATTTGAGTAAACTTCTTTTTCCTACCAAATGAAATTTGCACTATCAAAATAAAGATGGAGATTCCTTTTACCAAATTTAAACCGTCAGCTAATTAAATATTCCTTTTACCAAATCTAAATCGTTAGCTAATTAAAtaatagtaattaattatgaaaaacaaAAGACATGTAACTGATGATTTGAATTAAATGACTTTATTCTGATCAAGTAAGGTAGAAtatagttaattttttaattttaatttaattagaaaatgtgaaaaataatactccgtccctatttagttgtccactttagaaatgacacacatattaaggtaacaatgattagcatagtgaagttacaattttgcccttattaattatgattccaaaataaatttattcaatataactaatcaatgttgggggaagtttaaatgagggtataataggaattttttttttgtcctttcttgatttgtcaaaatggacaagtaaa is part of the Solanum stenotomum isolate F172 unplaced genomic scaffold, ASM1918654v1 scaffold11821, whole genome shotgun sequence genome and encodes:
- the LOC125849957 gene encoding sesquiterpene synthase 15-like, with the protein product MNYLLQETVVELYFWSLGVYFEPQYNVARKILTKVLCFASITDDIYDTYGTLHELTLLTNAIERWNIDAAENLASYMKLFYTALLHFYNEVEKELAKENKSFRVNFAISEMKKLVRAYFQEAKWYHGNTIPRMEEEYMKNGIKSSTIPNLSTASWLGMGDEATKEAFKWITTEPPILIASSIIARLLNDIVSHEREMERGDVASGIECYMNEYDATKEEAYMGIRKIIEKKWKDLNQQWLKPITVPRVLLMPVLNLIRTSEFFYKDEDAYTSSKNNLKDVISMVLVDPIKL